A window of the Dasypus novemcinctus isolate mDasNov1 chromosome 15, mDasNov1.1.hap2, whole genome shotgun sequence genome harbors these coding sequences:
- the LOC105747476 gene encoding S-formylglutathione hydrolase-like isoform X1, producing MSIFGHSMGGHGALICALKNPGKYKSVSAFAPICNPVLCPWGKKAFTGYLGSDESKWKAYDATHLVKADPGSQLDILIDQGKDDQFLSDGQLLPDNFIAACTEKKIPVVFRSQEGYDHSYYFIAAFITDHIRHHAKYLNA from the exons ATGTCTATTTTTGGCCATTCCATGGGAGGCCATGGAGCTCTGATATGTGCCTTGAAGAATCCAGGAAAATACAAA TCTGTGTCAGCATTTGCTCCAATTTGCAACCCAGTGCTCTGTCCTTGGGGCAAAAAAGCCTTTACTGGATATTTGGGATCAGATGAAAGTAAATGGAAG GCTTATGATGCTACCCATCTTGTGAAGGCTGATCCAGGCTCTCAGCTGGACATACTAATTGATCAAGGAAAGGATGACCAGTTCCTTTCAGATGGACAGTTACTTCCTGAtaacttcatagctgcctgcacagaaAAGAAAATCCCTGTTGTTTTTAGATCGCAAGAG GGTTACGATCACAGCTACTACTTCATTGCAGCCTTTATCACTGATCACATCAGACATCATGCAAAATACCTGAACGCATGA